In Candidatus Saccharimonadales bacterium, a single window of DNA contains:
- a CDS encoding M50 family metallopeptidase codes for MFGTLIGIIVGLLILVILVVVHELGHAIVARRNGVVVEEFGIGFPPRAWSKKLKSGVLFTLNWLPLGGFVKLQGEHDAARKKGDYGAATLWQKTKILLAGVLMNWIVAVFLLTILAWTGLPKILPNQFSLASDSTIIKQPVEASTVSKDSPAQKAGIQTGDQIIRFAGEPVNTASDLVDSTKLNKGKTVEIIYSRHGIEYSTQVSLRSSNENGQGFLGVGPYQREQIRASWSAPIVGIVTTGQFTIVTLQGLGDLVANTAKGIVLQFSTDQTNRDEAKQDLKTAGDSVAGPIGILGTIFPAASAAGPTQLVFLTAIISLTLAVMNVLPIPALDGGRWFVMVIFRLLKKPLTKEREEKIQGVGFMVLMALVVFITVLDVTKLFK; via the coding sequence ATGTTTGGAACACTAATAGGTATTATTGTCGGTCTCCTTATCCTTGTGATTTTGGTGGTCGTGCATGAACTTGGGCACGCAATCGTTGCTCGGCGTAATGGAGTTGTCGTAGAGGAGTTCGGTATCGGATTTCCTCCACGAGCGTGGTCTAAAAAGTTAAAAAGTGGTGTTCTATTTACGCTCAATTGGCTACCGCTCGGTGGTTTCGTGAAACTACAAGGTGAGCATGATGCAGCTAGGAAGAAGGGTGATTATGGTGCAGCTACATTGTGGCAGAAAACGAAAATCCTTTTAGCTGGTGTTCTTATGAACTGGATTGTTGCAGTTTTTTTACTCACGATTCTAGCATGGACGGGCCTTCCAAAAATCCTTCCAAATCAGTTCTCCCTAGCTAGCGATTCGACAATCATTAAGCAACCTGTCGAAGCAAGCACTGTCTCGAAAGATTCACCTGCTCAAAAGGCAGGAATACAGACGGGGGACCAAATTATTCGTTTTGCAGGTGAGCCTGTAAACACAGCAAGTGACTTAGTCGATAGTACGAAGCTTAATAAGGGTAAGACTGTTGAAATTATTTATTCGCGTCACGGCATTGAGTATAGTACGCAGGTATCGCTCCGCTCATCCAATGAGAATGGCCAAGGCTTTCTAGGAGTAGGTCCTTATCAACGTGAACAAATTCGAGCATCGTGGTCGGCTCCAATTGTGGGAATTGTCACAACTGGTCAATTTACTATCGTTACACTTCAGGGGCTAGGGGATTTAGTTGCAAATACTGCAAAAGGGATAGTACTTCAATTTAGCACGGACCAAACAAATCGAGACGAAGCAAAACAGGATCTTAAGACGGCAGGTGACAGTGTGGCTGGCCCTATTGGAATATTAGGAACTATTTTCCCAGCTGCTAGCGCTGCAGGTCCGACCCAGCTGGTTTTTCTTACGGCTATCATTTCGCTAACGCTTGCAGTCATGAACGTACTACCTATTCCCGCACTTGATGGTGGTCGTTGGTTTGTTATGGTTATATTCCGTCTTCTAAAAAAGCCACTTACTAAAGAGCGCGAAGAAAAGATCCAGGGTGTTGGCTTTATGGTATTAATGGCGCTAGTCGTCTTCATAACGGTGTTAGATGTTACAAAACTCTTTAAATAA
- the frr gene encoding ribosome recycling factor — MFDTKPYEDKMTTTLEHFEEELKKVRTGRAHPSMLEGITVEVYGAKVPLNQAANITAPEAQLLQITPFDPGNIQAIAGAIRSNQSLGFNPSDDGRIIRVPIPPLTEDRRKLLVKQTGDKVEDTRIVLRTIRQDALKEAKRMKESKELSEDDLKIVEKDIDKSMGEFQEKIDFAFKQKEKDILTI; from the coding sequence ATGTTTGATACAAAACCCTACGAAGATAAGATGACAACAACACTCGAACATTTCGAAGAAGAGCTAAAAAAAGTCCGAACAGGCCGCGCTCATCCAAGTATGCTCGAAGGAATTACTGTTGAAGTATATGGAGCGAAGGTACCTCTGAATCAGGCTGCCAACATAACTGCACCTGAAGCACAGCTGTTACAGATTACACCGTTTGATCCAGGTAACATTCAAGCAATTGCTGGGGCAATTCGTTCTAACCAATCACTTGGATTTAATCCAAGTGATGATGGTCGAATTATTCGAGTACCAATACCTCCGCTAACAGAGGATCGTCGTAAGCTCCTAGTAAAACAGACAGGAGATAAGGTCGAAGATACCCGCATTGTGCTTCGCACTATTCGCCAGGATGCCCTTAAAGAAGCAAAACGGATGAAAGAATCCAAAGAACTTAGTGAGGATGATCTAAAGATTGTTGAAAAAGATATTGATAAGTCGATGGGCGAATTTCAAGAAAAAATTGACTTCGCGTTTAAACAAAAAGAAAAAGACATCTTAACGATCTAA
- the tsf gene encoding elongation factor Ts (EF-Ts; functions during elongation stage of protein translation; forms a dimer; associates with EF-Tu-GDP complex and promotes exchange of GDP to GTP resulting in regeneration of the active form of EF-Tu): MGVSIDDIKKLKELTGVGLTDAKVALVEADGNFDKALEAMRKKGLTKAEKKGDREAREGLIDSYVHSGRIGVIVEVNCETDFVARLDGFKEVAHEISLQIAAMSPVYITEADIPEDEFARVRKESEEKVAAEGKPADIAAKIVDGQVKKYFAEKVLYTQVYIKDEKKTVGDFIKENIAKLGENIIVRQFKRIELGVND; the protein is encoded by the coding sequence ATGGGCGTTTCGATTGACGACATTAAAAAACTGAAAGAACTTACAGGCGTTGGACTTACTGATGCAAAAGTTGCATTAGTGGAAGCTGATGGCAATTTTGATAAGGCACTTGAAGCAATGCGTAAAAAAGGCCTTACAAAAGCCGAGAAAAAAGGTGACCGTGAAGCTCGTGAGGGTTTGATCGACAGTTACGTCCATAGTGGTCGTATCGGTGTCATAGTAGAAGTGAATTGTGAAACAGATTTTGTTGCTCGTCTTGATGGGTTCAAAGAGGTAGCTCATGAAATTTCACTTCAAATTGCTGCAATGTCACCTGTATATATTACAGAGGCTGACATTCCTGAAGATGAATTTGCGCGTGTTCGTAAAGAATCTGAAGAAAAGGTTGCTGCAGAAGGAAAGCCAGCTGATATCGCTGCAAAAATTGTTGATGGCCAGGTTAAGAAATACTTTGCAGAAAAAGTACTTTACACACAGGTCTACATCAAAGATGAAAAGAAGACGGTTGGTGATTTCATCAAAGAAAATATTGCAAAGTTAGGCGAGAATATTATTGTCCGTCAATTCAAGCGTATTGAACTTGGAGTAAATGACTAA
- the rpsB gene encoding 30S ribosomal protein S2, whose translation MAVTVDIKALLEAGVHFGHKTSRWSPKMAPYIHSKRQDSHIIDLTKTVEGLEAALPFLTKVAASGKQILFVGTKKQAKDIVKLAAESINQPYVTERWVGGMLTNVATMGQQIKKLKDLEKRMDSGDLEKRYNKLEVQRFQEEIDELNVKYSGIKDLNGKPGAVVVLDTITEANAIKEAKTLGVPVVAVVDTNADPTLIDYVVPGNDDAIKGLQLLLDYFVAAVSEGAGTVKKEAKSEEK comes from the coding sequence ATGGCAGTAACTGTCGATATAAAGGCGCTACTTGAAGCGGGTGTTCACTTTGGACACAAAACAAGTCGTTGGAGTCCAAAAATGGCCCCATACATTCATAGTAAACGTCAAGATAGTCATATCATTGACCTTACAAAAACTGTCGAAGGCCTCGAAGCGGCACTACCATTTCTTACTAAGGTTGCAGCAAGCGGTAAGCAAATTCTTTTTGTTGGTACAAAAAAACAAGCAAAAGATATCGTTAAACTTGCTGCTGAATCAATCAACCAACCATATGTGACTGAACGCTGGGTGGGCGGTATGTTAACAAACGTTGCGACTATGGGCCAACAAATCAAGAAACTTAAAGATCTTGAAAAGCGTATGGATAGTGGTGATCTTGAAAAACGATACAACAAGCTTGAAGTACAGCGTTTTCAAGAAGAGATTGATGAATTGAATGTTAAATATAGTGGCATTAAAGATCTAAACGGTAAGCCAGGCGCAGTAGTTGTTCTTGATACTATTACTGAGGCAAATGCAATCAAAGAAGCAAAGACACTTGGCGTTCCAGTTGTTGCCGTTGTTGACACAAATGCCGATCCGACACTTATTGATTACGTTGTCCCAGGCAACGACGATGCAATTAAAGGTCTTCAGCTACTACTTGATTATTTTGTTGCAGCTGTATCAGAAGGTGCCGGCACTGTTAAAAAAGAAGCTAAATCAGAGGAGAAATAA